CCCGCCTAGATAACCCAGACCCTTCGCGCCCTAATCGTTCAATCGGTTCCTTACCAGGATCGACCGCTCCACTCCTGTACACCCCATTGAGCCGATTCTCATTCGAGTCCGTATTGGTGGTACCGCCGATATCGAGTGTCTGCCAGGCTTAAAGTACGAAATACCCTGCTGCCTAACGAGTTGTAAGGCTCCTCCGCTAAAGTCGGGGAAAAAACTTTGTCGTGCCCCCACTTCTCACCTCATTCGGGTTGAAGCTTGACACTCTCGCGAATGTCTGGTTTATTTGGACCACTTCAGACTCTGTTTAATCCGACTTTTCTTTAACCGCACCAAGTCTTAACGCCAAGCTACCCCTCCTTGTCCCCTCGAAACCAGTTAACCCCAAGTGGCAAGATTCATCTGTCATATGCTCTTCCTTCCGCTTTGTTCTCCTCTATCTTTTCAGACATTTTTCTGGTTAATTCATCTAAACCGGCACGTCAAAAAATGACAAACCTCAGAAAAAGTCGCATCTTCAATCATAATGGGGCAATAAATTCATAACACCTCAAAGGAGCGCCACCATGGATCTTTCAACGGTCCTGAACGGATTGGATCACTTTTTCACCTATCCCTTATTCACCATCAATCAGACCCCGATTACCCTCTCGTCTCTGGCGTTTTTTGTGTTCATCATGAGTGGCTTTATGATCATCAACACCCTGATACGACGTTTTCTGATGGACCAATTACTCAAACGCTCCAAGATGCCCAAGGCGACACAATACACCTTAACCCGGATTATTCAATACTTCCTGATTCTTATCGGAACCGTGATTGCCTTTCAAGTTATCGGCGTCGACCTGAGCGGGCTTGTCGTCATTTTTGGATTTCTCTCCGTCGGAATTGGATTCGGCCTGCAAAATCTGACGTCCAATTTCATCGCGGGACTCATGTTGCTGTTCGAACAACACATCCAGATCGGGGACCGCATCACCGTGGGAGACACTGAGGGAGATGTCGCAGAAATCAACATTCGATCCACCACCATTCGCTCTCTGAACAACGTGGCCATCGTTGTACCCAACTCCGAATTTATCTCCTCCACGGTTATCAACTGGTCGCACGGTGACCCTAAAACCCGTTTAGAGATTGAGGTGGGAGTTTCTTACAATTCAGATTTAGACAAAGTAATCAGTTCGCTTTTGGAAGCGGCAAAAGAAAACCCTATGGTGTTACCCCACCCAGAACCGAAGGCCTGGCTGATGGGTTTCGGAGATTCCGCCTGGAACATGCGTTTATTAGCCTGGGTGGAAGATCCACAAGGCAGAAGACAGGTTCAATCCGATATTAATTGCGCCATCGTCAGGAAGTTTCGGAAGAATGGTGTCGAAATTCCTTTCCCTCAAAGAGATCTTCATGTCCGAACCTCCGTTCCTTTGTCCATCTCATCCTTATCGACCTGAACAGAGGGCTTAGACCTCAATCGGAGCAGGAAGGCCTCCCACGGCTTTGGGCATTGTCTGGAGTTACTCCTCTTGCAAACCACTTCCACATTACTCCATAGCATTTGAGAAGCTCTCACAGCATTGCTAGAATGACACCAGGCTGAGAGGCCCCCAAAAAATGTAGACATCACAGGTGATCCTCTTGCCCCGGTTTGAAATGTTTCAATCATTCTTTCATATGTGGCCTTATGAACATTCAAGTGACAACGATCTAGGCGCCATCCACGATATCTCCAAAAATTGAAGCACTTCCTCTCCAAGTAAACGAAAGTTCTACGCGACATGACCGGAGAAACACCCTATGTGACTGGGGATCGTTCATTTGCACGCAGGAAAATTCGTCTTTCGCAGAGTCTTCCTTTAAAAAAGGAAGGGGCACAATAGTCCTTCTGTAACCGCGGAGAAGACGTGAATGAAATCCTTGATGGTCTACATATCGGTGTTTGTCTTAGGAGTAGGATTGGGTTTAGGGGCACCGTTTCTTGCCGCCCGATATGCCCAACCCTATATACCCCAATTCCTTCAAGAAGCGGTCCATCCTCTGACCGGGACGGTCACACATAAGGAACGCCAGCAGGACCGATTGTTAATGACTGTCACCACGCGAGATGGCACCATCCTTGCCACCTTTAGGAAACAGGTTCCAGAGATTGACCTGCTTGTCGAAGAACAGGATTCTGTGACGTTGGACGTCAAGCAATACGAACCTTTTGTGACTGACCCCCCAGTCATTAAAGTCAACAAACTCACACGGCCGGTCCCCGAACCGGCCCAACCCTCATCCACAATCGAACCCGAACCTCTGCCGGACTCTCCGTTGAACCAGGTCCCCGCATCAGAAGAAACATCTGAGAACACAGAACCTTCTCATCTCCCTCTCAATTAATGGTTGAGGGCCCAGGGGAAGAGAAAACCCCAAGTGATAACATGTGGGCGCAACGCCGCCAAATGCCACTCCGGCAAGGACATGCTCTCTCAGAATGATCGAACGCCACGTGACACTTGTCGACCCAGCCGGCGCCATAAGGAATATCGTCTCTCTGATCGTTCAGCTCATTGTCGGAATGTTTACCGTATTTCTGCTTATTTATTTCTAAGGAGGTCAATCCCATGGATATCACCCTTTGGACCGCAACGCTTGAGGAATCGTTTGAGTATAGTTTCAAGCTGTTTATGGCCTATCTTCCCAAAAGCCTAGGAGCTTTGATGTTGTTAGGCCTGGGAATTCTCTTGGGAAAAATCGTTGAAGCGGGAACGAGCCGCGTGTTGCATATGATCGGCGTCGATCGTTTACTGGGGGGCACCGGTGTTCTGACGCTGCTCAAAAAAATCGGTAGCCAAAAAACAATTTCACAAATTGTTGGCCTTCTGGGATTTTGGCTGGTATTTCTCCTCTTTCTGATCTCCGCCACCGAAGCCTTAAGTCTCGCCCTTTTGTCCGAAACCTTAACCGGACTGGTCCACTATCTGCCCAAAATCGGCATGGCTACCCTTATTCTCGTACTAGGCCTCCTGGCCACAAACTTTGTACGCGACCTGATCTCTGTTGCGTGTGATTCTTCCGGAATCCGGCAAGGCACCATCATCGCGCAAACGGTCTATATAGCCGCTACTCTGCTGGTTCTGGTGACGGCCATCAATGAGTTGGGAATTGACACATCGCTGCTCAACCAAATCATTGTCATTCTCATTGCCGGACTCATTGCCGGAGCCGCCTTATCATTCGGAATCGGTTCTCGCTCAGCCGTGAAGAATCTGATTGCCGCCCACTACATTCAACCCATTGTCCGAATCGGGGAAAAAATTCAGGTTGGCGCCTACAATGGCACCGTCACAGCCATAACTCCCATGGTCGTCGTCCTGGATACGGCGAAAGGACGGGTCGTGATTCCTGCCGCACAATTTACTGAGGTCACCAGCATTCTTTCTCCAACGGAGGGATAAGCCGATGAATTTGACTCAACAGCTTCGGGAAACCTTTATCCAGGAACATCCATTGGAGGCGGCACGCTACGTGGAGGAACTTCCGGCTCAGTCAGCGGGAGAAATGTTGCACACCATGGAGCCCCAACATATTGCCGCCTTTCTGGAGTATTGTCTTCCCGGCCCAACGGCCGAAATTCTTAAACAGTATCCACCGGCAACCAGCGCAGTCATACTCAGCCGGTTATCAACCCGGTCGGCACGGGCAGTCCTTCGACAGTATGATTCATCCACACAAACCTCTCTCCTGGATCAGGTTGACCCGGCCATCGGTGCACATCTTCGGCGATCAATCAATTTGCCGGACCATACCGCCGGCAGCCTCGCCGATCCGCATGTTCTGACGCTTCCCCCGGACATCACCGTCGCGAACGCCTTACAGCGGGTGACCCAAACCGTCGGGCAAGCCATCTACTATTTATACATCATTGATCATCAGACGATCCTGCGCGGAGTCATCCTCATGAAAGAGCTGCTTGGAGCCGAACCGACGATCACCGTGTCCTCCATCATGCAGCCGGAAGTGAAAGCGATCCCGGCTACGGCCAATGCCCTGGACATTGTCGCCCACCCCGCATGGGCTCAATACGACAGCCTTCCGGTCATTGATCAAGACCGTACGTTTATTGGCGCGCTTCGACATCGAACACTGAGGCACTTCCTCCAGTCACGTTCCGGGGAGTATCAACCGGCATTTCTCTCCGATGCCCTCCTGCAACTGTGGGAAGCGTATTCCCTCTCAGGAATCGGCCTGATGACCGCCCTGGGAGAATCCCTGAGCACATCCACACCGCCCACCCCTCCCCGGAAAGAACAGGAAACACCATGACGACACCTGCAACGACTGAACAAATGCATCTGGCCTTTATTGCCAAATTTCCTGATGAAGCCGCACATGTGTTTGAGTCCTATGATCCCCAGGAGGTGATCCCCATACTTGCCGATTTACCCCCCACAGTGATCGCAAAGGTCCTCTCGGTCATGTCACCCTCATTGGCCGCAGACCTCCTCGGAATCATTCCGCAACCATTACTCCTGAGTGCGCTTCCTCATCTCCAACCCGCAGTGGCCGCCTCTCTCCTCCAGCGAATGCCGGATGAGACTCGTGAAGCCATTTTGGGTGCCCTCCCCCTGCTCGTCTCAGCCGACATTGGTCCATTCATGGAGTATTCGGAGGATTCGGTCGGCATGCTCATGGATGTTAAATTCTTTGCGCTCCCGGAGGACCTGACAGTCGAGGAAGCTATCCGACAGGTTCGCACCCATGACACCCAGCATCTCAATGAAATCTACATTATTGATCGCAGTCAGATCCTCGTGGGCGTTTTATCCCTCAGGGATCTGTTTTTAGCCCCTCCAAAGAAGAGACTTGCGGTCTTGATGAAACGAGAATTACCGACCATTCATCCCCTGGAAAATCAGGAACAAGTCGTAGAAATTTGCAACGAATGGAAGGTCCTGACTATTCCGGTCACCGATTTGGACGGCCGCCTCCTCGGAATCATCAGCAGTCAAGACATCATTCAGGTTGAAAAAGAAGAAGCCACCATTAGCATGCAAACCATGGTGGGTGCCAGCAAGGACGAACGAGCCCTGTCGCCGCCGGGATTCGCCATTCGCAAACGTCTCCCCTGGCTACAAATCAATCTGCTCACAGCCTTTTTGGCAGCGTTTGTGGTGGGGTTATTTGAGGACACTATTGCCAGATTCACGGCATTGGCCGTTTTGCTCCCTGTCGTGGCCGGGCAATCGGGGAATACAGGGGCTCAAGCGCTCGCGGTAGTCATGCGTGGATTAGCCTTGCGGGATATCCGTCCTTCTCAATGGCTCCGCGTGACCCTGAAAGAATCCTATGTCGCCTTGGCCAATGGAGTGGCAGTGGCCGCGACGACATGTACCGCCGTATTCGTCTGGAGCCAATCCTGGGGATTAACCATGGTCATCGGCGTTTCCATGATTATCTCCATGGTCATGGCCGGATTTTCCGGGGCAATCATTCCCATCATCCTTCGATCCCTGAAACAAGATCCGGCTCAATCATCATCGATCATCTTAACCACCGTAACCGATGTGGCAGGATTTTTTAGTTTTTTAGGGCTCGCAACCCTGTTTTCAGCTCTCTTAGAATAGGCACCCGCGTGAAACTATCCTGCAATCTAGTGTCTCGTCTTGAAAGTCATGTTAATGGGCACGCCGAAGGGCCTTCTTGATGATGTCGGCAGGCTCTTTGGTCCAAACGAACGGCGTTGGGTTATCGTTCCACCGGTCGATGTAGTGTCGAATATGCTTAATCAGGGCACGGACCGTGTCAAAGGACCCTCGGCGAACCGATTTGCGGATAAGAATACCGAACCAGGCCTCAACCATGTTCAGCCAGGAGGCGCCCGTTGGGGTGAAATGGAAATGCACACGGGGATGGCTTTCCTGCCACGCTCGCACTTCCGGAGTTTCGCGTGGCGACGAGTTGTCGAGGATGACGTGCAGATCGCGCTTGCGGTAGCAACGGGCCAGAATCTTGAGGAACCGGAGGACGTCGGCGCCGGTGTGGCGGTCTCTGCACTCCCCAACGACCTTCCCAGAGGCAACCGCCAAAGCCGCGTAGAGGCTCGTCAGGCCGTTGCGACAGTAGTCGTGGGTCTGGCGGGCCGGCAGTCCAGGCCGAAGAGGCAGGATCGGCTGGGTTCGGTTGAGAGCCTGGATCTGGGTCTTCTCGTCGACGCTCAAGACCACGGCATTGGTTGGAGGGTTGAGGTACAGTCCGACAACATCGTGAATCTTCGCCTCGGCTTGGGGGTCGCTGCTGAACTTGAACGTCTCGATCCGATGCGGCTGCAGGTCATGAGCCCGCCAGATCCGGTGGACGGTGCTGTGAGACACCTCGACCTCGCCCGCCAGATCGCGAGAGCTCCAGTGCGTCACGCCGGGAGGAGGAGGTTTCAGTGTCATCGCAACAACTTGGGCCCGCTTGCGGGCACTAATCAAGAAGCCGGCTCGAGCGTGGCTTGTCCTGAAGCCCCAACAGTCTCTCCTCGGCAACGCGCCGAAGGAGCCGGCTAATCTGAACGACCGAGTCCCCGCTCATGCGTGCGATCTCAGCACCCGAAACGTTATCGGCCATCAGCAACACCACGCGTCCCCGGCGGGCAAGTCCCGCCGAGACCGAGGGAGATCGTGGGAGCCTCTCCAACTCAGCCCTTTCGGCAGCCTTCAGAACGATGGATCGAGAGTGGTTGGCCATGTGCCCTCCCCCATGAGATGTACATGACTAACATATCATCATGACTTACGATACGAAACATTAGCCAATTGTCCAACCCCAATACACCATTCCCACCTGTACAGCATCCCTGTTTCGGGACAAGGTTCATAAGAGATCTCTCTCACACATATTGGGTCGTATAGACTTTCAGATATGACGATTTCACTTCTCAGTTGGATTGGTATCCTTTTCTGTTTGACCGGATCAGCCATTTGCTCAGGCTTGACCCTTGGGTTCTTCAGCCTAAGCCGCATTCACCTGGAACTCTCAGCGAAACAAGGTGACAAGACGGCCAACACGATCTTACAAATCCGGCAGGATGCGAACTTCCTCCTTGCCACACTGCTCTGGAGTAACGTGGCCGTCAATGTCCTCCTGACGCTTCTCGCCGAGGATCAAATGGTCGGCCTAATGGCGTTTTTTTCTCGTTTTGTTTGGGATTACACTTTTTGGGGAAATTCTTCCCCAAGCCTATTTTTCACGAAATGCATTGAGATTGGGAGCGAAATTCACTCCGGTGGTTCATCTCTTGCAGATCATCTTTTATCCTGTGGCCAAACCATCAGCTCTTCTTCTCGATCGCCTGGTCGGGAAAGAAGGGATCACCTGGCTTAAAGAGCATGAGCTCGATACCTTAATCAAAATTCATGCGCAAGCTCCTGAAACAGACATCAGTGGAGTCGAGGGCCATGGAGCATCCAATTTCCTCAATCTTGATGATATCTCGGCACTTGAGGAAGGATCGCCGCTCCATCCTCAAAGCATCATTTCGCTCCCCTTTGACGGGACAAATGTGCGCTTTCCCGCCATCACCCCTTCTGCCTCCGACCACTTCGTTCAGCAGATCCATGGGTCAAAGGAAAAATGGGTGGTGATCACGGATGAAGAACACGTCCCTCACGTCGTGTTAGATGCTGATGGATTCTTGCGTGAACTTCTTGTGGAACATCGAGACAAACCTTTTCGACATTGTCACCGACCTATCATTTTTGAGCACGCAAATATTCCGCTTGGTGACCTTCTGACACAATTCAAGGTCAATCTGGAACACCTTGAAGATGACGTCATTGACCACGATCTGGTTCTGATTTGGACACCAACCCACAAACGGATTATTACGGGCGCCGACATCCTGGGTAGACTCTTGCGCGGAATTGCCAAACGGAACCCACTGGTCAATTTCAGATAAAAGGATTGGGCCTGGATAAGGCAATCAGAATGAAAAAGGGCACATGGTCCATTCTTCCCTATACCTTCGAAGCACAAGGTCAATTATCGTGGAGGGATCGACCCTATGTTCGTGTGTTCCTCCAAACCGGAAGTGGAACGGAGCTATGTTTTCCCCAGGCGTCGTCATCGGAGAAAAAAATCTTGGTCTCTCCAGTACCGCCGTCAGATGGGGCTTGGAGGGAGGGAGTTGGGATTGGAGCCCTTGATATGTGAAAGGAAAAATGGAATCAACCACCCACACATCACAATCCACTTCCTCAAAAACGAAAAAGGAAACTCAAGCCATTATGTTAAAGTGGCGACAAAAAAATCAGACGGGAAAGGGAGATCTCACCCTCAAGGGGATTCTCATTGAAAACCTCCCGGCACCTTAGGCCGCTACGCCATCTCCCTTGACAGGAAGAGCGTCTTTGGTAACCTCGCTACACATGAGTCTTGGTAGCCGGAAGCTAATTCAACGCTCCTTGAGTGGAAAAAGGCGGGTGCAACTCCAGAAGGGACTAATACAAACCGGCCCGCTCCCGTTAAAAATCCTTGGAATGTTGAATGCGCCGAGTTTGTCAATCGGTAAAGTCAACCTTCTGGAAAAGGGTCTGTCGCACGATCAAATAGAAGGATCGTTTTCCACAGAGAATGGGCTACTGAGTTCCCAAGATTTGGCACTGAAAAGTCCGGTCATCCAGTTAACTGCCGCAGGCACCTATGACCTTCCCACCGAAAAACTCCATGGCATGGTAGCCTTCAGTCCGTTTAGGGCCAATTCGAATTTGCTCAAGGACATCCCTCCGTTGGGCTCTTTAATGAAAGGTGACCAAAAGGGCCTCATGACCGCGGTGTTTGAGGTCAAAGGACCCCGAACCGAACCTGACATTATTTACGCACTCTTGAAATCCTTCGCTGGAGCGCTGAAAAGGTTTGCGCAACTTGCGGTCGATGTCCTCAAAAATGTCGTCACGCTTCCTCTCCCGGATACCGAAAGCCAGAATGCAGAACGCACTTCCAAGTAACATATCGGCAGAGAAGCCCATAAGGCAGTTCTAGGGATAAATTTCAGTAGGAGAAACAGCAATGACTAAGGGGGAAGGACAAGTTGAATAAGCAACACCATCGTCAATCTTTTTGGTTTTCATCCATTTTCTGGATTCTGCCCGTTCTTTTGACCGGCTGTTTTTCCCCGAAAGCTCTGGAACATGTGGTCATTGCGTATGACCATTCGGTAACCAGATCCCTGGTCGAACAATTGCTCCTCAATATTGCCAGATCCCACCATCATCAACCAGTGCATTTCACAGCCATTTCCAGTATTGCCGCCACCTTTAATTATCAATTTGCCGCCGGGGCAACCCCACCGCTTGGTGGGTTAGATGGCGGATTTGCCTTGGCGCCCGTCTTTGGGGGCAGTATCGCTGAAAACCCCACATTTACCATTAGTCCCATTGAAGGAGAAGATTTTACCCAACGTCTCCTAACCCCTCTCCGGGAAGGAAAATTGACCCTCCTGCTGAGACAAGGGGTCGACATTGATTTACTCCTCCGGCTCATGGCCGGGGAAATCCGTACGACCACCAATAATGAGGAAACCGCTTACTTTAACCGACCGTCGGATAAGACCGGATATCCCAAATTTCGACAAATCGTCCTTCACCTTTCCCGTTTACAGGACAACAATCAGCTCTATATAGAACCCTTGGTA
The Nitrospiraceae bacterium DNA segment above includes these coding regions:
- a CDS encoding mechanosensitive ion channel; the protein is MDLSTVLNGLDHFFTYPLFTINQTPITLSSLAFFVFIMSGFMIINTLIRRFLMDQLLKRSKMPKATQYTLTRIIQYFLILIGTVIAFQVIGVDLSGLVVIFGFLSVGIGFGLQNLTSNFIAGLMLLFEQHIQIGDRITVGDTEGDVAEINIRSTTIRSLNNVAIVVPNSEFISSTVINWSHGDPKTRLEIEVGVSYNSDLDKVISSLLEAAKENPMVLPHPEPKAWLMGFGDSAWNMRLLAWVEDPQGRRQVQSDINCAIVRKFRKNGVEIPFPQRDLHVRTSVPLSISSLST
- a CDS encoding mechanosensitive ion channel family protein; amino-acid sequence: MDITLWTATLEESFEYSFKLFMAYLPKSLGALMLLGLGILLGKIVEAGTSRVLHMIGVDRLLGGTGVLTLLKKIGSQKTISQIVGLLGFWLVFLLFLISATEALSLALLSETLTGLVHYLPKIGMATLILVLGLLATNFVRDLISVACDSSGIRQGTIIAQTVYIAATLLVLVTAINELGIDTSLLNQIIVILIAGLIAGAALSFGIGSRSAVKNLIAAHYIQPIVRIGEKIQVGAYNGTVTAITPMVVVLDTAKGRVVIPAAQFTEVTSILSPTEG
- a CDS encoding CBS domain-containing protein, yielding MNLTQQLRETFIQEHPLEAARYVEELPAQSAGEMLHTMEPQHIAAFLEYCLPGPTAEILKQYPPATSAVILSRLSTRSARAVLRQYDSSTQTSLLDQVDPAIGAHLRRSINLPDHTAGSLADPHVLTLPPDITVANALQRVTQTVGQAIYYLYIIDHQTILRGVILMKELLGAEPTITVSSIMQPEVKAIPATANALDIVAHPAWAQYDSLPVIDQDRTFIGALRHRTLRHFLQSRSGEYQPAFLSDALLQLWEAYSLSGIGLMTALGESLSTSTPPTPPRKEQETP
- the mgtE gene encoding magnesium transporter, whose protein sequence is MTTPATTEQMHLAFIAKFPDEAAHVFESYDPQEVIPILADLPPTVIAKVLSVMSPSLAADLLGIIPQPLLLSALPHLQPAVAASLLQRMPDETREAILGALPLLVSADIGPFMEYSEDSVGMLMDVKFFALPEDLTVEEAIRQVRTHDTQHLNEIYIIDRSQILVGVLSLRDLFLAPPKKRLAVLMKRELPTIHPLENQEQVVEICNEWKVLTIPVTDLDGRLLGIISSQDIIQVEKEEATISMQTMVGASKDERALSPPGFAIRKRLPWLQINLLTAFLAAFVVGLFEDTIARFTALAVLLPVVAGQSGNTGAQALAVVMRGLALRDIRPSQWLRVTLKESYVALANGVAVAATTCTAVFVWSQSWGLTMVIGVSMIISMVMAGFSGAIIPIILRSLKQDPAQSSSIILTTVTDVAGFFSFLGLATLFSALLE
- a CDS encoding AsmA-like C-terminal domain-containing protein; translation: MVTSLHMSLGSRKLIQRSLSGKRRVQLQKGLIQTGPLPLKILGMLNAPSLSIGKVNLLEKGLSHDQIEGSFSTENGLLSSQDLALKSPVIQLTAAGTYDLPTEKLHGMVAFSPFRANSNLLKDIPPLGSLMKGDQKGLMTAVFEVKGPRTEPDIIYALLKSFAGALKRFAQLAVDVLKNVVTLPLPDTESQNAERTSK